The sequence below is a genomic window from Candidatus Hadarchaeales archaeon.
AAACCGGATTGACATCATCCTCGAGAACTATAGGGAAAGAGCCCAGCTCTTTGTTCTAGAACTTTTCAGTCCTCCGGAGGGAATTCCTTCGGCCCCAGGAATAGTCTACAGATATCTCTTGATAACCGTGGAGAACCTGGAGGAGGTAGAAAACGTTTCCCTGACTTTTGCCGTAAGCCGCTCTTGGATTTCCTCCTCAAACATCTCTGAAAATCTGATTTTCCTAAAGAGATTCGACGCATCTGAAAACATATGGGAAAACATACCGATCACGTTGGTCGGAGAAGATGAAAGCTACGTCTACTTCCGTGCAAACTTGCGAGGTTTCTCTCTTTTTGCTATCTCCGGTCTCCCCGCAGCTGCGCCTAAACCAGAGGCCAAGCCAAGGACTGAGATCCTGATAGCTGTGATCGTCGTCATTATCATAATCCTTCTTTTTATCCTAATCTCTCTTAGGAGAAGGCAGTGATGAGAATTCCATATTAACAGAGTTGATGGACGACTCGCAAAACAGTTTTTAACGTTGACTAAATGATGAACTTTGGAGAACTGTATGAAACGAAGGGAAATTATAAAAATCACATCTGAGTCCGGTGTGGAGATTTTGTGCGAAATCCGTTTTGACAAAAATCCGAAGACGGCTGAGGCTCTTATGAGGGCGATACCTTTCGAGACTCGAGCGGAGCTGTGGGGAAAAGAGGTCTATTTTGAGGTACCGTTTCGGATAGCTCTTGAAAATGCAGATGAAACGGTGAATCTGGGTGATGTGGCTTATTGGCCAGATGGTCCCTCTCTCTGTCTGTTCTTCGGACCAACTCCTTTAAGTCCTTCCTCAAAGGTCATCAAGCCCTATAGTCCTGTGAATGTGATAGGTAGAATTATTGGAGATCTGAGAATTCTTGAAAAAGTGAGAGAAGGCGAAAAGCTCGAAGTCGAAAGAGTTCCATAAATCATCATTTTTGCTCGGACACAGCCAGCCAGCTTTCCCAAAGATGGGGGACGGTGTCTAAGGACTTCATTTCCTCTGGGGTAATCCATCTTGCCTCCACATGCTCCCAGTCAATCTTCACCTCTCGATTTCTTACACGAAATCTAAAAGGATGAATTACCCAGATAATCCCGAGTTCCTCGTCCTTAAACTCGTATGGTTCTCCCTCCGCCATCAGTTCGAAATCCTGAATGCCGGTCTCTTCTCGTATTTCTTTTTCGGCAGCTTCTCTAGGGGTTTCTCCCTCTTCGATGTAGCCAGCCACGGCGCCCCATTTACCTTGGTAAGTTCCAACTTTTTCGCTTCTTTTAAGCAAGAGAATCTTGCCCTCGCACTCTACGAAGCATGTTACGACTCGTTTCCTGAGCATACAATAGAATTTGCAAAGAGATTTATTTATCTCATTACGATATTCTCTACGGAGGGCCCGTGGTCTAGTGGTTATGACATCACCCTGACACGGTGAAGGTCGTGGGTTCGAATCCCACCGGGCCCACCATCGTCAAAATTTTCAAAAATTTTACTAGAAAAATTTATTAACTCTCTTTGTGAATAACTCAGGTTATTATGAGAACCACACCATACTTTGTGGAAAAGGTGAAAGCGATAGAAGTCAAAGGAAAGAGAATCTCCGAACTTCTTAAGGAGATGGGAGACACAGGTTTTCAAGGAAGAAAGCTCGCAGAAGTCGTTGATGTTTGGGAGGAGATGATAAAGCAAAAAGATCTCACGATAATAATGGGATTGACGGGCTCAATGAGCACAACCGGCATGTGGAAGATTATCTGTTGGTTAATCGAAAATCGATATATCGATATCTTGGTTTCCACCGGTGCAAATATTTCCGAGGACATACTTGATGCCATGGGTGCGGGCTATTGGAAGGGTTCTCACCTCGTTGATGACGAGGATCTGCTGCGTCACAAAATAGACAGATTCTACGATGTTTTTGCGGACGAGCTCGAATACCGGAAAATGGAGGAATTGATTGCAGAATTCATGAAGTCTATCGATGTGAACAAACTGTACACAACTAGGGAGTTCCTCTATAAATTTGGTAAATGGCTGGATGAGCGCGGAATTTATTGTATACTCTCTGCAGCATACAGACATAAGGTCCCAGTCTACTGTCCAGCCCTTGTCGATAGCGGATATGGAATAGCTTCCCTTTGTGCGGAGAATAATCTGATGATAGACATGATGGAGGATTTTCGAGAACTCGTTCATGCTCTTAAAGACAGCAAGACGGGCGTGATTTACATAGGAGGAGGGGTCCCGAAAGATTTCGTTCAGCTTGTTGCAGTGGGTAGGGAATACCTACACGGTTGGAAAAATGTTCATCCTCATGAGTACGCTATTCAGATTACTACGGATTCTCCACAGTGGGGAGGACTCAGCGGATGTACTCTAGAAGAAGCGGTTAGTTGGGGAAAGACCTCTCCAAAGGGAAAGAAGATCACATGTTATTGTGATGCCACAATTGCTCTTCCGTTTGTTTCACATGCTCTAGCGGAGAGAATAGGAAAGCCTAGAAAGGGCCCTGATTTTTCAGAGCTTTGCGAGAGAGAACTAAAAATTTATATCACCACAAAAAAATAATTCTTTGAGAAATATGGCCTGCAAGTCCGCGAAGAAGAAAAAGAAGGAAGAAAAGAAAGGAGTCTGCTAAAAGGGATTGCTCCGTCATCAAAAGCCTCTTTATATCTAAGCTTTTGGTCACTTTTGGGTCTCGAAAATACATTCCTCAGGAGATTTGTCTCTTCTTAGGCGCAAAAAAACAGGGGCTCTTAACTTGAGGTCATCAGTTACTTCTAGAAATCTCACCTCACAGACGAACTCTGGTCTAACCCATCGGACTTCGTAAGGTGGTTCCTCTTCAACTGGTTTTTCTGGAACTTCGATTTTTTTGAGTTCTGATGTGAGATATCTGATTGTTTCCTCATCAAATCCAGTTCCAACCTTCCCAAGGAAAATCAACTTTTCACGATCGTACGCTCCTATCGCAAGTGCTCCGAAGTAATCCTTCCGTTCTCCTTCCCCCGGCGTATAGCCCAAAATCACGCAGTCCATCGTCTTGAAAGTCTTGACCTTTATCCAATCCTCGCTTCTCTTCCCCTGCTGATAGGTGCTCTCGAGCTTCTTACCCATCACTCCCTCCAATCCCATCGCTTTTACGCTCTCCCACAGTCTTCTGCCATCCTCAGTATACATGCAGAGTCTCAGACGTTCGCTTTCTTTCACGATCTCTGAAAGTTTCTGCTTTCTTTCTCTGAGTGGTTTGTTTGTCATATCTTCTTCATTGGCAAGCAGAACGTCGAACGCGAAAATAACAGCCGGGTACATTTTGGAAAGTAGCTCTATTTTGAGTGGATGCTCCTGCTGTTCTCTAAGCTGCAAGAGTTGAAAATCTGGCTTGTTGTTTTTATCGAGCACAACGATCTCGCAGTCGAGAATGCAGGGGTCGGCGAGGATGTTTCTGTGAATGCCTGAAAGTTCAGGATATCTGTGTTCAATCCACTTCTTTCTTCTGTTCAGAATTTTTATCCTCTCACCTTTTTTGTAAACGATCGCTCTTGTTCCGTCGAGCTTAGGTTCCCAGATGTAGTGGGGTTTGCTGAGATCATTTTCGCTTCCCAGCCTTGCAAGCATCGGGCTTATGATGGGTGGCCAGTCTGAGTTCATACCTCGGTTACCTTCTTCTTTTCAGCGATTCGTAAACTCTCCTCTAGGGCTTTCATGAG
It includes:
- a CDS encoding cyclophilin-like fold protein; translation: MKRREIIKITSESGVEILCEIRFDKNPKTAEALMRAIPFETRAELWGKEVYFEVPFRIALENADETVNLGDVAYWPDGPSLCLFFGPTPLSPSSKVIKPYSPVNVIGRIIGDLRILEKVREGEKLEVERVP
- a CDS encoding NUDIX pyrophosphatase — encoded protein: MLRKRVVTCFVECEGKILLLKRSEKVGTYQGKWGAVAGYIEEGETPREAAEKEIREETGIQDFELMAEGEPYEFKDEELGIIWVIHPFRFRVRNREVKIDWEHVEARWITPEEMKSLDTVPHLWESWLAVSEQK
- a CDS encoding deoxyhypusine synthase, with product MRTTPYFVEKVKAIEVKGKRISELLKEMGDTGFQGRKLAEVVDVWEEMIKQKDLTIIMGLTGSMSTTGMWKIICWLIENRYIDILVSTGANISEDILDAMGAGYWKGSHLVDDEDLLRHKIDRFYDVFADELEYRKMEELIAEFMKSIDVNKLYTTREFLYKFGKWLDERGIYCILSAAYRHKVPVYCPALVDSGYGIASLCAENNLMIDMMEDFRELVHALKDSKTGVIYIGGGVPKDFVQLVAVGREYLHGWKNVHPHEYAIQITTDSPQWGGLSGCTLEEAVSWGKTSPKGKKITCYCDATIALPFVSHALAERIGKPRKGPDFSELCERELKIYITTKK
- the ligD gene encoding non-homologous end-joining DNA ligase; protein product: MNSDWPPIISPMLARLGSENDLSKPHYIWEPKLDGTRAIVYKKGERIKILNRRKKWIEHRYPELSGIHRNILADPCILDCEIVVLDKNNKPDFQLLQLREQQEHPLKIELLSKMYPAVIFAFDVLLANEEDMTNKPLRERKQKLSEIVKESERLRLCMYTEDGRRLWESVKAMGLEGVMGKKLESTYQQGKRSEDWIKVKTFKTMDCVILGYTPGEGERKDYFGALAIGAYDREKLIFLGKVGTGFDEETIRYLTSELKKIEVPEKPVEEEPPYEVRWVRPEFVCEVRFLEVTDDLKLRAPVFLRLRRDKSPEECIFETQK